AATACTCttgaatcattaaaaaaaaaaaaaaaagtcggttTTGCGATTCCTCAGCATTTCTATCCGTCCGTTATAACTTCGGAGACATCCTATTAAAAAATCATTACACAGTAACTCAAACAAGTCATCATTATCTGTTTATAATTCTTAATATTTGAATTATATGTGTATTTTAATGACAAATTCGTATGTACACGTAGCCAAACAAACGTAGAGATGAACATCTAAACGCAGTAAACACTCTTTGAACACAGTACTGCTCGGTGATTGGCTGGGTCTTGCGTATCCCACAATCCACCAGCATACTTCTTCCTTTTTCCTTTCGGCCATTTTCCTCCCTTGTAGGTATGAAAATTGTCCTCTACAGATTCAAGTACAATCGCGCTCAATCTGATACGTAGGCATACTGTTTCTAAATCCAAGTTGTTGCATTTAGTAGAACGTTCTGTCACCTACGAATTTAGGTGATTATTGACAGATAATATTTAATCGAAGTCTCATAATGTGGTCGTGTTCGTAGCGACGTCACTGGCAGTAGCGTGACTGCCGGCATTGCTGCTAACATTGCTAAATTAAAGTTGTTGGCTTGTTAATAAATGAACGAGCGTGTGAACGATCAAAAGCGTGCAAGTCTGAAATTCCATAACGTGTTCACTAGTTAAAGTAGTGCATCTAAACATGTCAGTTTTCATTATAGCCGCCGCTAGCATTGCTAACTTGCTATCTGTCAGCCATTGCTTTAcagatgcatgcatgcatggtgTCACCATACAGTTGCGGGCTTGGAAATAATCTTATCCCCCTGGCCCACGCTATGTTTCAGGGAAGTAGGCAGACATGGCCCCCAGCCGGAATGGAATGATCCTGAACCCTCACTTCCACAAAGACTGGCAGAAAAGAGTGCGCACTTGGTTTAACCAGCCAGCCAGGAAGCTCCGCAGGTGAGTGTACACAACCATGCTATGCTAACTTGTTATATATGTCAATGTAACTTTGTGAGTTTCTACCATGTTAAATGTAGCAAGAAGGTTATTGGCGTTGTTCCTGTAAGGTCTGCAGACCTGATCATATTGAATGGAATTGAATTCTAACATTCTGCAAACTTTTACATTTCTTCATTTCAATGGATTCTGTTCCATTTATGGAATGATTAATGCAGGTATTTGGGACTCAGCATGAACAGATTTTGTTCAAGAATGTATCCTCGGTGATTTACTGAAATCGTCACCAAACAGGTGTTTCTTTGCTCAAAGTAAGGAACATGTCTTTATTCCATGACTGCCTGCCAACAATTGTAACAAGATACAAGTCATCACAACATGTCGCCAAGGACAAACAATAATatacgataataataataaggatTAAGGACGTACTTGGAACTGTACCTGCGTGACTTCCATATTGCCACATTGGCCAACCaaaacccaaattggtaccgaatGCAACAATATACTGTAGGACAAACGTAGCTCTGTATGTTTACTGAAAGTGTGACGTATTTGTCTTTCATCAGGCGAAAGGCTCGCCAGGCTAAGGCCCGTCGCATCGCTCCTCGACCTGTCGCCGGGCCACTGAGGCCACAGGTCAAATGTCCAACCATCAGATACCACACTAAAGTCCGTGCTGGAAGGGGTTTTACCCTGGAGGAGCTCAAGGTAATTCACAAGGATGTTTTGAAGACATATGTCTACAATTTATCAAAAGGCTAAAACATTGGTTGAAATAATGTCCTACAGATACATTTTGTTTGTCAAAATGTTCACAATTGTCGTTGGTAATCACCAAAAGTTGTATTCCAATCATTTTACATTTGGATCACTTTGCAATTGAACAGTCAGGTGATGACAATCTCCGGAATCTCTGTATTTTCTTGATGAATGCATTGAACCCTTTTTTCTGATGACTGTTTgtgtcaaaaacaaaataaagccaGATAATCCCATCTTTAGATGAAATGAGTATTCACCTGACAGACTTGAAACGCCAATGCTTCACCTTGTAGGCCGCTGGCATCCACAAAAAGACAGCCCGCACCATCGGAATTGCTGTGGATCCCCGTCGCCGTAACCGGTCCACAGAATCTCTTCAGGCCAATGTACAGCGTCTCAAGGAGTACCGCTCCAAGCTCATCCTGTTCCCCAGGAAGGCTTCTGCTCCCAAGAAGGGAGACAGCACTGTAAGTTGCTCATACAGCCTGAAGTAGCGTCTGGTTTGCTGACACCGGTGCTAAAGAAGTATTTTAAACCAGAGTATGTGTAAAACAGTCTTAGCTCAACAACACagtcgaattttttttttttttaagtaaaataTGGTAGTCAACCAACCGCTtaagttgcaatatttataatgAGTAAGCAATATTTATAATGAGTAACCAAAACAGGTATTTCATGGATGGTCATTTACATGTAGCTGTAAGTCACAGTTTTAATTTACACAGAATGTACAAAATATGTTCAAAGTGAAGTTTTTGGATGCAGTTGTCTTCATGTAGTAACACTTGTGTTTTCAGGAGGAGGAACTGAAGATGGCAACCCAGCTTAAAGGACCATTGATGCCCATCAGAACTGTAAGTTGCAAGCTTCTATTTACACCATTGCAAAAAAActtgtttgggttttgggtcagATGTTGACAATTACTCCGGAATCTCTGTATTAAGTTGATGATACGTTTGAACCCTTTTTTCTGATGACCGCTCTTGCACCCTCAAAATTGATGAACCAGATTGTGCATGTGTTGATAGTttttgagatgttttttttttcccttctaggTACACAAAAAGCAGAAGGCCCGCATTATCTCTGAAGATGAGAAGAACTTCAAGGCTTTTGCCAGCC
This genomic window from Syngnathus scovelli strain Florida chromosome 4, RoL_Ssco_1.2, whole genome shotgun sequence contains:
- the rpl13 gene encoding large ribosomal subunit protein eL13, giving the protein MAPSRNGMILNPHFHKDWQKRVRTWFNQPARKLRRRKARQAKARRIAPRPVAGPLRPQVKCPTIRYHTKVRAGRGFTLEELKAAGIHKKTARTIGIAVDPRRRNRSTESLQANVQRLKEYRSKLILFPRKASAPKKGDSTEEELKMATQLKGPLMPIRTVHKKQKARIISEDEKNFKAFASLRMARAHARLFGIRAKRAKEAAEQDVEKKK